A window of Amphiprion ocellaris isolate individual 3 ecotype Okinawa chromosome 12, ASM2253959v1, whole genome shotgun sequence contains these coding sequences:
- the atp5mj gene encoding ATP synthase subunit ATP5MPL, mitochondrial, whose protein sequence is MAGRMFANWWATVGPYYTKAYQEMWVGVGIMTYLYYKVSYGGKKAVKAKPAH, encoded by the exons ATGGCTGGACGCATGTTTGCCAATTGGTGGGCTACAGTGGGCCCTTACTACACTAAGGCATACCAAGAGATGTGGGTGGGAGTCGGCATCATGACATACCTGTACTACAAAGTTTCCTATGGGG GCAAGAAAGCTGTGAAAGCCA AGCCGGCCCATTGA
- the LOC111589010 gene encoding LOW QUALITY PROTEIN: testis-specific serine/threonine-protein kinase 2-like (The sequence of the model RefSeq protein was modified relative to this genomic sequence to represent the inferred CDS: inserted 1 base in 1 codon; substituted 1 base at 1 genomic stop codon): MHYLGEGAFGKVVRAYSTHMKKXIAIKIIDKKXFVLVAGKSSCPVKKKIIRSLNHSNIITTYDIFELRLGTVYVVMELCENRDLLNYISVRGALKESSSCRLFKQLCKALQYLHNMDVGHRDLKCENLLLDKHSNLKVCDFEFSKRLSYVDGQMALSETYCGTSSYAAPEILKNFPYNPKVSNVWSMGVVLYMMLCASVPFNDSNITRMVKKQMEHRINFPKIPPVSFEAKDLIHGILHPVVEQRITIGEILENSWILKEGKMEDSNEASASNAGFRQKVSLEEKTKEDEQLSISSSDAEEGPSTVDQR, translated from the exons ATGCA CTACCTGGGAGAAGGCGCTTTTGGTAAAGTTGTGAGAGCATACTCAACTCACATGAAAAAATGAATTGCCATAAAGatcattgacaaaa attttgTTCTAGTTGCAGGGAAAAGTTCCTGtcctgtgaaaaaaaaaatcattcggTCTCTTAACCATTCCAACATTATCACGACTTATGACATCTTTGAATTACGGCTGGGAACG GTCTACGTAGTGATGGAACTCTGTGAGAACAGAGACCTGTTAAACTACATTTCTGTGAGAGGGGCCTTAAAGGAATCTTCCAGCTGCAGGCTTTTCAAACAGTTATGTAAGGCCCTCCAGTATCTTCATAACATGGACGTGGGTCACAGAGaccttaaatgtgaaaatctgcTGCTGGACAAGCATAGCAACCTCAAAGTGTGTGACTTTGAGTTCAGCAAGAGGCTATCTTATGTAGATGGTCAGATGGCGCTGAGTGAAACCTACTGTGGCACTTCATCGTATGCAGCACCAGagattttaaagaattttcCCTACAACCCCAAAGTGTCTAATGTGTGGAGCATGGGTGTTGTACTATATATGATGCTCTGTGCATCTGTACCCTTCAATGACTCCAACATTACGAGGATGGTGAAAAAACAAATGGAGCATCGCATTAACTTTCCAAAAATTCCACCTGTGTCATTTGAAGCAAAGGACCTCATCCACGGCATTCTGCACCCTGTTGTGGAGCAGCGCATTACAATTGGAGAAATATTAGAGAATTCATGGATACTGAAGGAAGGGAAAATGGAGGACAGTAATGAGGCCTCCGCATCAAATGCAGGCTTCAGACAGAAAGTATCTCTAGAAGAAAAGACCAAAGAGGATGAACAACTTTCAATAAGTAGTTCAGATGCAGAGGAAGGACCATCAACTGTTGACCAACGATGA